A single genomic interval of Bacillus sp. es.036 harbors:
- a CDS encoding glycosyltransferase produces MKNSISLCMIVKNEEDFISNCLNSVKEVVSEIIIVDTGSTDRTIEIAKQHNATIIEEEWKNDFSLSRNIGLEHANGEWILFLDADEELCSESIEELKKWIVYPDADAYFFRVYNHFGEKGKEASVNPTIRMFQNRPEYRFSGAIHEQIADSIQRFNPEARFVMTSVCVDHYGYQPTIRDQKNKTTRNITLLKEELQSNPNNPFHLYNIGIEYLQLSDFENALRCFKKSRELVDPKVNYTHLLYKCEARCLGALNRIDEAITCCNAGIEAFPEYTDLHHYKGSYFMASGDFPSAKESLTRAIQLSEPKYYHTEAGIGTFSTHYLLGLVNESLSEDNEAIDHYYCSYQYLPTSHRPLYRIFQLLRSTERQNDLLTLLTSKIQLDSKEQRQVILNILLRTHCYSTAEQLLTLWLEENNSSIADQDLWRQIKEECRLLDTSYQNKEKNSPKPLLINEQLSRLFLLQNSSETNLPSDIHPRLDGHSLTSILNTERIARILYSQGFHRAFQQYIEKWKEEHATKEMKFQTHSVLQIVQTLSFNAEHHFDKVLKNHPSFELIRAAKMTLPFEEGLIE; encoded by the coding sequence ATGAAAAACAGCATCTCGTTATGCATGATTGTTAAAAATGAAGAGGATTTTATCAGTAATTGTTTGAACAGCGTCAAGGAGGTTGTTTCGGAAATCATTATAGTTGATACAGGCTCTACGGATCGCACGATAGAAATTGCCAAACAACATAATGCTACTATTATCGAAGAAGAATGGAAGAATGACTTCTCTCTTTCCCGTAACATCGGACTTGAACACGCAAATGGGGAATGGATTTTGTTTTTAGATGCTGATGAGGAACTATGTTCGGAATCCATTGAAGAATTGAAGAAGTGGATCGTTTACCCCGATGCAGATGCTTACTTCTTTAGAGTGTATAACCATTTCGGAGAAAAAGGAAAAGAGGCAAGTGTAAACCCAACAATAAGGATGTTCCAAAACCGTCCCGAGTACCGATTTTCAGGCGCTATTCATGAGCAAATTGCAGATAGCATCCAAAGATTTAACCCAGAAGCTCGCTTTGTGATGACGAGCGTTTGTGTCGATCACTATGGGTATCAACCTACAATCCGTGATCAAAAAAACAAAACGACAAGAAACATTACATTGTTAAAGGAAGAGTTACAAAGCAATCCAAACAATCCTTTCCACCTTTACAATATCGGTATTGAGTATTTACAGTTATCAGACTTCGAGAATGCACTACGCTGTTTTAAGAAATCACGAGAACTCGTTGATCCGAAAGTTAATTATACTCACCTCTTGTATAAATGTGAGGCCAGGTGTCTTGGTGCACTAAATCGAATTGATGAAGCAATCACATGTTGTAATGCTGGAATTGAAGCTTTTCCTGAGTATACAGATCTTCATCATTACAAAGGAAGTTACTTTATGGCCAGCGGTGACTTTCCTTCTGCAAAAGAAAGCCTAACAAGAGCGATTCAATTATCAGAACCCAAGTACTACCATACAGAGGCTGGCATTGGAACGTTCTCAACTCATTACTTGCTTGGATTAGTGAACGAAAGTCTTAGTGAAGATAATGAAGCGATTGACCATTATTATTGCTCTTATCAATACTTACCAACATCTCACCGACCACTTTATCGGATTTTTCAATTATTACGCTCTACAGAAAGACAAAATGACTTACTTACATTATTAACAAGTAAAATCCAATTGGATTCTAAGGAGCAACGACAAGTAATCTTGAACATATTATTACGAACCCACTGCTATTCCACAGCTGAACAATTACTAACGTTATGGCTAGAAGAAAACAATTCAAGTATAGCGGATCAAGACCTCTGGCGACAGATTAAAGAAGAATGCAGACTATTAGACACATCTTATCAGAACAAGGAAAAAAATTCACCGAAGCCACTCCTTATAAATGAACAATTGTCGAGATTATTTCTCTTGCAGAATTCTTCAGAAACAAACCTCCCCTCAGACATTCACCCTAGATTAGATGGTCATTCTTTAACAAGCATACTGAATACAGAAAGAATTGCCAGGATCTTATACTCACAAGGATTTCACCGTGCATTTCAACAGTATATCGAAAAATGGAAGGAAGAACATGCGACGAAAGAAATGAAATTTCAAACTCATTCGGTTCTCCAAATTGTCCAAACACTCTCATTTAACGCTGAACATCATTTTGATAAGGTTTTAAAGAACCATCCATCATTTGAGTTAATTCGTGCAGCCAAAATGACACTTCCTTTTGAAGAAGGATTAATTGAGTAA
- a CDS encoding tetratricopeptide repeat-containing glycosyltransferase family 2 protein, with the protein MKKTSLSVCMVVCNEEHYLTRCLNSVKNLADEIIIVDTGSTDQTVTIAEAFGATIINYTWNDDFSEARNRGVNEATGDWILILDADEELDILCHPKLVDLITTSNAEGYYLNFINYYGKFDKAHYFTDRACRLFQNHFHIQFRGKIHEEITSSMNELKLQIKESDLTIFHYGYLDDMITLKKKNTRNVRIIEKALQVTPENIRMKYALGVEHLQASQNSQALNTFVELLEQLPPTSDYVPDLLLKTVHLMRLFHQDSKALLLIEQGLTYYPDFPDLLDVKADLHLFLNQYESAKNTLLRSLNSYRDNSNYSSLSGSGSYRSAYILGTIYEKLLEPTEALYYYEVALDFHPAYIPAWSRWVLGHLFFSSSSEMMNKLTSWKEQLTKEQWIVLIRSLTYNGKFHFLEEIWGLVPLDIRAELISTIKPLSVSIKLFIEGHKQEALAALHSEKRELKMEEILFQWAIVYEENQDGIDLLNTYSSKYLVLRNLNEVLEHGQQSDEHKYALYLAKLMLIETQCWKGYLRLINTTQALTSEDMLYPLSHFYLILASPQWFIKGIVKQLTSILLHLNEREKLTLSILLLKLKNYHGAKEILNSLITHSPTNPLPRITLSYLYYLLAKQHGSSEKLVDENRLIAIAFHLSS; encoded by the coding sequence GTGAAAAAAACAAGTTTATCTGTCTGTATGGTTGTATGTAACGAAGAGCATTACTTAACTCGTTGCTTAAATTCTGTGAAGAATCTTGCTGACGAGATCATCATAGTAGATACAGGATCAACCGATCAAACAGTCACGATTGCCGAAGCGTTCGGGGCAACCATTATCAACTACACATGGAATGATGATTTTAGTGAAGCTAGGAACAGAGGAGTTAACGAGGCAACAGGTGACTGGATTCTTATTCTAGATGCGGATGAGGAGCTTGATATTCTTTGCCATCCAAAACTTGTCGATCTCATCACGACATCAAATGCAGAAGGATACTATCTGAACTTCATTAATTACTACGGAAAATTTGATAAAGCCCATTATTTCACCGATCGTGCATGTCGACTTTTTCAAAACCATTTTCACATACAATTTCGTGGAAAGATCCATGAAGAAATAACATCTTCAATGAATGAACTAAAGTTACAAATAAAAGAAAGTGACTTGACTATTTTTCACTATGGCTATCTCGATGACATGATTACTCTCAAGAAAAAAAACACAAGAAATGTAAGAATAATAGAGAAAGCATTACAAGTAACCCCTGAGAATATACGAATGAAATATGCTTTAGGGGTTGAACATTTACAAGCAAGTCAGAATTCTCAAGCTTTGAATACATTTGTCGAACTGCTGGAACAACTCCCACCAACTTCAGATTATGTACCTGATCTACTTCTAAAAACCGTTCATCTCATGCGCTTATTCCATCAGGATAGCAAAGCCCTTCTTCTTATCGAACAGGGGCTAACTTATTATCCAGATTTCCCTGACCTTCTTGATGTAAAAGCAGATCTTCACCTATTTCTGAACCAGTATGAATCTGCAAAAAATACGCTATTACGTTCATTAAACTCTTATCGAGACAATTCAAATTATTCTTCTTTATCTGGATCAGGATCCTATCGATCTGCTTATATTTTAGGCACTATATACGAGAAACTCCTCGAACCAACTGAAGCACTATATTATTATGAAGTGGCATTAGATTTTCACCCGGCTTACATACCTGCATGGAGCCGTTGGGTATTAGGGCACTTATTCTTCTCTTCCTCATCTGAAATGATGAATAAATTAACTAGTTGGAAAGAGCAGCTAACAAAAGAACAATGGATAGTTTTAATAAGATCTTTAACCTACAATGGAAAGTTTCATTTTCTGGAAGAAATATGGGGTTTAGTCCCGCTAGACATACGTGCTGAACTAATATCTACTATTAAACCACTTTCCGTATCCATAAAACTTTTTATAGAAGGACATAAACAGGAAGCGCTAGCCGCTCTCCACTCGGAGAAGCGTGAATTAAAGATGGAGGAAATTCTGTTCCAATGGGCGATAGTTTATGAAGAAAATCAAGACGGCATAGATCTCTTGAACACTTATTCCTCGAAATATCTTGTCTTAAGAAATCTTAACGAAGTATTGGAACATGGACAACAATCCGACGAACACAAATACGCCTTGTATCTTGCAAAGCTGATGCTTATAGAAACGCAGTGTTGGAAAGGGTATTTGCGCCTTATTAATACGACGCAAGCATTAACTTCTGAGGACATGTTGTACCCGTTGTCCCATTTCTATCTGATCCTTGCTTCTCCTCAATGGTTCATTAAGGGGATAGTCAAGCAGCTGACTTCAATCTTACTTCATTTAAATGAACGAGAAAAATTAACTTTAAGTATACTTCTTCTGAAACTTAAGAACTATCATGGCGCAAAAGAAATTCTCAACTCATTAATTACTCATTCCCCCACAAACCCCTTACCCCGAATCACTCTTTCTTATCTCTATTACTTATTAGCGAAACAACATGGATCATCCGAGAAGCTAGTAGATGAAAATAGATTAATAGCTATTGCTTTTCATTTATCTTCTTAG
- a CDS encoding glycosyltransferase yields MLIGLHMIVKNESEHLAKCLSSVQSLVDEIIIVDTGSQDNTIAIAKSFGATVIEIKWDDNFSKARNVSLVQAKTKWILYMDADEIFTGDVQEIRKTLMQTDKEAFWTEIENLTGPLPYEKLSHSSIRIFRSRPYYSFQRPIHEDILPSILEHNHSIEVVGKIGTKIIHYGYLPDALRVNQKPMRNLKILEKAIEETPQPPYYLYHLGLTYDQLAQSDHAIKLMQEALNLTEQNMSFRPTIVRDLAKVMIKVGSYDSAILLVEKEIQNYPNYPDLHYYLGLCHFSMNEEDKAIRAFQNATKESPSSKYVLEMGAGTFRAWTLMGDIAVKWLAYADALQFYMNALQHCPYYDHALYGFVDILIASNISNQEIKKELIHLLTPSLANRPDAPHLKQHCLTQLANVLYTGGCYQEFLEVIDDLEDQSNNMKENIIMSYLQVGELKKASDELMALTEEVQPIRNTLIQSLVLIYLEQAKPIPKELISYIQKLPQASFYDRIQKSLDSNVTLEESENDIDFLLFVKHFLHQAIILGAEQTLNRLLTLHTVFHLFVAKMKYYEGYAKKGYDELLRLMEEGSIDVEGTFLIGEYLYDQGKWDDASLLFEKVLMEQPDDVRAHIGASLCYNQQAKALLEDSNEKTPEYPLFTANLKKVNLSIELSSKYSWHSNWRGRQRRNRNNEKQHLVMHDC; encoded by the coding sequence ATGTTAATAGGGCTACATATGATTGTGAAAAATGAGTCCGAACACTTAGCAAAATGTCTTAGCAGCGTTCAGTCATTGGTAGACGAAATAATTATTGTTGACACCGGTTCGCAAGATAATACCATCGCCATTGCTAAATCCTTCGGTGCAACCGTGATTGAAATCAAATGGGATGATAACTTCTCCAAAGCTCGAAATGTTTCACTAGTACAAGCGAAAACCAAATGGATTCTCTATATGGATGCTGACGAAATTTTCACTGGAGATGTACAGGAAATTCGTAAAACATTAATGCAGACAGATAAAGAAGCCTTTTGGACAGAAATTGAAAATTTAACAGGACCACTCCCATACGAGAAATTATCTCATTCTTCTATTCGAATATTTCGATCTCGACCATATTATTCTTTCCAGAGACCTATACATGAAGACATCCTCCCATCTATCTTAGAGCATAACCACTCAATCGAAGTTGTGGGTAAAATTGGGACAAAAATCATTCACTATGGATACCTACCTGATGCCCTTAGAGTGAATCAGAAACCGATGAGAAATCTAAAGATTTTAGAAAAGGCTATTGAAGAAACTCCACAACCACCATACTATTTATATCACCTTGGATTGACTTACGATCAATTGGCGCAATCCGATCACGCCATCAAGTTAATGCAGGAAGCACTTAATCTAACGGAACAAAACATGTCTTTTAGACCCACTATCGTACGTGACCTTGCAAAAGTGATGATAAAAGTTGGATCATATGATTCTGCAATTTTGTTAGTTGAGAAGGAAATACAAAATTATCCCAACTATCCAGATCTTCATTATTATTTGGGCTTATGTCATTTCAGTATGAACGAAGAAGACAAAGCCATTCGTGCTTTTCAAAACGCAACGAAAGAGTCACCCTCTTCTAAATACGTACTCGAAATGGGAGCAGGTACATTTCGCGCTTGGACTTTAATGGGAGATATCGCTGTCAAATGGCTCGCTTATGCTGATGCACTTCAATTTTATATGAATGCATTACAACATTGCCCTTACTACGATCATGCATTGTATGGATTTGTAGATATCCTAATTGCATCCAACATCTCTAATCAGGAAATAAAGAAAGAACTGATTCATTTATTAACTCCATCACTTGCAAACAGACCAGACGCCCCACACTTAAAGCAACATTGTTTAACACAACTGGCCAATGTACTATACACTGGTGGCTGCTATCAAGAATTTCTAGAAGTGATTGACGATCTAGAAGATCAGTCAAATAACATGAAGGAAAATATCATAATGAGTTATCTACAAGTAGGTGAATTAAAGAAGGCTAGTGATGAATTGATGGCATTGACCGAAGAAGTACAACCAATCCGAAATACTCTTATTCAATCATTAGTTTTGATTTATTTGGAACAAGCGAAGCCTATTCCAAAAGAATTAATTTCCTATATCCAAAAACTTCCTCAAGCTTCTTTCTATGACAGAATACAGAAATCATTGGATTCGAACGTTACTTTAGAAGAGTCCGAGAATGATATTGACTTTCTCTTGTTCGTTAAACATTTCTTACACCAAGCCATCATTCTAGGTGCAGAACAAACGCTTAATCGCTTGCTTACTTTACACACCGTATTTCACTTGTTCGTTGCTAAAATGAAGTATTATGAAGGGTATGCAAAAAAAGGATATGATGAATTGCTTAGGCTAATGGAAGAAGGTTCAATTGACGTTGAGGGAACTTTTCTTATCGGAGAATATTTATACGATCAAGGCAAGTGGGATGACGCGTCTTTATTGTTTGAGAAAGTGCTAATGGAACAACCAGATGATGTAAGAGCTCATATCGGCGCTTCCCTTTGTTACAACCAGCAAGCTAAAGCGCTGCTTGAAGATTCGAACGAAAAAACACCTGAGTACCCCCTCTTTACGGCTAATTTAAAGAAAGTCAATTTATCGATTGAATTATCTTCTAAATACAGCTGGCATTCGAATTGGAGAGGTCGCCAAAGGAGGAATCGAAATAATGAAAAACAGCATCTCGTTATGCATGATTGTTAA